A window of Rhododendron vialii isolate Sample 1 chromosome 11a, ASM3025357v1 genomic DNA:
AGCACATGGAGACATGGAGTGGGTCGATGAGGACTTGTGTTACAGGGAAGGTTAATACTTCATGTATTATTTGGGTTGGCGGGTGAATAGTACACTTACCTTCCACGAAGGTTGTGAATGTAGCAATATCCGTtgcgttttggtttgttttgttgGATCTGCGCTTCAAAGTGCTTTCCATCAGTGGACCAGGATATATAGGTGTGGACTCTTGTACATTTCGATTTTACGTATTTCATATACTCTATCCTTTCTTGTCAAAGTGTTCTATATGCTTCGAAGTACCAAAGAATGCCCATTATAATGCCACTTTTATGGGTTTGGATGCGTTGTTCGCCTTTTGGCAGTAGTTGTTAAATTTAGGCTGCTTGCACACATTTGTTCCTCGTTATTCTAATTCTAAATTTTGAGGTAGGAGCTTGATGTGTGACTGCAGTTTACCGGCTCTCTTCTTTTCCCTaatctctttttccttctcttgttCAGGTTTTGAGAAAGCTTGTGGATGATGCATCCAAATTTTTGAATGACAAAGTTACCAAAGCTGTGGTCACAGTACCTGCTTACTTCAATGATTCCCAGAGGACAGCGACAAAGGTTGCTGGTCAAATTGCTGGCTTAGAGGTTTTACGAATTATCAATGAACCGACTGCTGCCTCACTGGCGTATGGTTTTGAAAAGAACAATGAAACCTTTCTGGTATTTGACCTTGGAGGTGGTACTTTTGATGTTTCAGGTATTTTGACAGTCCCAATTCTTAGTTTTCCCTGCTTGTATTCCAATTACTGTTGAGTATAGTCGTACTTTCTTTGGCTGTTTTAGACTTCTAGGAGTGATTATTCACTGCTCCTAAAGCACCACGTGTGACCGTGGGATCTTTTTCGGCACACATGGTTTGGAGGTTACAAATTCGGTGGTGAACATGTGGTACTGGGAAAGGGTCTTAGAGCACCACGTGCCAAGTGGCGGAGCCAGATTTTTAAATCGGAGGTGGCACTTGAAATATTAATATACAAAATAAGTACATGTGTTGTAAGTTGATTGTCATTAATGCCATAAAAATCTACATTAATCATTCATCAAACAATTTACTATCCTACAAAATACACGTGTTCCATGTTAGTGAATTGGAAAGGGGAAACAGTAGAATTGATTACCTTTTATGCATGTGAATCTTTGCTAGGAGCTCATTCTCTTGAATCTGCATGTACAGTAGCATCCTGCTTATACAAACCAGGATAGGAATATTCGAGAGAAAACAAAGCCGTTAATTTGAAAAGTCATTTTGAATTATTCACTTAAATTTTGATAAAcggcttttcttttctttttttttttggatcagcaGCAAATTTCATTTCATACCAAGAAGCCTAACGACACTTACATGAAATAAACAAAACAGTCGGTAAGAGCTAAATCTACTGAAAGCTAGGAAACGAGCAAACCACAAAGGGCATACAAGCTCAAAGACGCATTACTGCAAAAGCAGACCGACACGATGCGGCGTAGGGTCCGTCCTAGCAACGGTAGATGAGCAACCTAGAGCTCAAACCATTAGAACGGTCCTTTAATGGCTAATGTTGGCTTTCACTGCGAAAGGGACAAATCCCTTGCAGCCGCAAAGGGAAGCTCCAGAGTGAGTTTCTGTTGGCACTTCGAAACTCCGGGGCGCGGTAGAAGACCGGACAACCCACAACAAGCCAGACCTCCTTGCAATCACACAAACCGGGATCTAGAATCCAGACCGGACAGAAACCAACCACCAAAACTCATTCAACGGTTGCAGTACCGGAGGCAACCGAAACCAGACGGTATTCACCGACATCAGCCGACTACATCACAACACCACTACCGAAAGTGAGATCCAGCAGCCACCACACACAGAAAAATTATTACCCACCACCAGCACCCACCGGATCTGGGGAAACCAAACCGGGACAAAAATCCGGACGGAGGAGGACCTCGCCGGAAAAGAAAAGGCACAAAAAAGGGCCCAAAACAGACTAAGTCTCCTAAACCTCcacaaaccctaattattacctGCCAACTGAAGACCAGCAGAGCCCGGCTGCCTCCGAAACCCCATGAACCAGATCCAAGCTCGCTTCGGAAAATACCACGGCACACAAGCTACCAGAACTAAGCTGCGTCGCCGGGGTCACCTGGGCCGAAGACAACGAAGTTGGAAAAGGGGAGGGAAAGCAGGACTGAGATCTACGGCGCCGGAAGGAGGATgaggggggaggaggaggggggCGGGGCTGGAGGCGGAAGAGGCGGCAGCCCCACCCCCCAAAACGGAACCCTTGCTCTGGAAACCGCTTTTTGCTTTCAGTAATTCATGGTATTAGCTTGTTTATTATGGGTACAAGGGTCTTTGTGCACTTTAATAGGAGGTGGGAATTGGAGTTGGCTAATTTGCTAATGTCAGTAATGATAGTTGTGTTGGCAGATTCCTGAATTGGTTTTTGAATTCCTTTTGCCTATTTCTGTGCTACATTCACGTTATTCTTCTCCTAAATAACAGTTCTCGAGGTCGGTGATGGAGTGTTTGAGGTGCTCTCCACTTCTGGTGATACACATCTGGGTGGTGATGACTTCGACAAGGTTGGCAATCTTTGTTTTGCGACGTAAAACATATTGCTTAATTTGTTTTGGTGAGTTATTGCTGAAGTTAGTTAacaacttgtttttctttcagaGAATTGTTGATTGGCTTGCCAGTAATTTCAAGAGAGATGAAGGCATAGATCTTTTGAAGGACAAACAAGCTCTACAGCGTCTAACTGAGACTGCAGAGAAAGCAAAAATGGAGTTGTCAACTTTGACACAGACGAACATTAGGTATTTGTGGTGTCTCTGACCTTCATCTTTTTGACAGGTTTCCGTCGTACAATTGTTATTGATGCTAATATTTACCTTGTTCAGTCTACCTTTCATTGCAGCCACAGCAGACGGCCCCAAACACATGGAAACCACCATTACAAGGGCAAAGTTTGAAGAACTATGCTCTGATCTGCTTGACAGGTAACTGTtactccatttttctttttacacgTCTCTTTATATTGCATGGAATAGCTTGATTGCTTCTTGGGGCCCTCCTGGTTGGGTACCCTTTGACATTAGGAAAAGGAatgtgtttcttttcttttccttcgcTTTCTCGctatccttttttcttttctttctttcgcATCAATATGAAAGCAGTAAGATCTTATGTTTTGTTCTTGGCCTTAGGCTTAAACGACCGGTTGAAACTTCATTGAGGGATGCGAAGCTTTCTTTCAGTGATCTAGATGAGGTGATCCTCGTTGGTGGATCAACACGTATTCCAGCTGTTCAAGAACTTGTGAGAAGATTGACTGGAAAGGAGCCCAATGTTTCTGTGAATCCCGACGAAGTTGTCGCCCTTGGTGCAGCAGTTCAGGTCAATCCTTCTCTAAATTTTCTTCCACTTACTCCAGCATCATCTTTAAGTTTGAGTGTAAAATGTGGTGATATTATTTTATGGTTCGAAGTTTAAACTCTCATTTCTGCTTTTGGTTCGTGGTCTAAGTTATTGTGCATTTGTTCAATATGTTACAGGCTGGTGTTTTGGCTGGAGATGTCAGCGACATTGTGCTGCTTGACGTGactccactatctctgggtctGGAAACACTTGGTGGTGCCATGACAAAAATTATCACGAGGAACACAACTTTACCCACCTCAAAGTCGGAATTGTTCTCAACGGCTGCTGATGGGCAAACAAGTGTGGAGCTTAATGTTCTCCAAGGGGAGAGAGAATTTGTTAGGGACAACAAATCTCTCGGTAGCTTCCGTCTAGATGGAATCCCGCCTGCCCCTCGCGGAGTTCCTCAAATTGAAATCAAGTTTGACATTGACGCAAATGGCATTCTCTCTGTCACTGCCATTGATAAAGGCACTGGAAAGAAGCAAGATATTACCATCACTGGTGCTAGCACATTGCCAAGTGACGAGGTATGGTTTCTCAAATAGTGTATACTGTCGAATCCTTACCGTTATTGATAGTTGCTAGTCTGAGTGGCTTTTTCGGCCATTGCAGAAAGAGGGGCTTGTGCtgagagagattttttcttAACTAGTGATACTATACTAGATGGTCTATTCTTAATGCATGTCGGACACGGATAAGGGTACGGGATTCATATCTGACATGTTTAGTTGGCTAATTACCCAGGAAGTTTGTGCTTTAGGCTCAATGTTGATCATTCGAGTACAGACCGTAAGCCATTGAAAACACGTTAAACTTATGCAGCCTTCATACATGTTATATACCCTAGTCACTTTTAATGGCTGTTCTAGAGTAGAATAGTACTGAGGGTATGTTTGAGAGGAATTATGCAGGTAGAAAGGATGGTTAAAGAAGCAGAGAGGTTTGCCAAGGAAGACAAGGAGAAGAGAGACACAATCGACACAAAGAACCGGGCGGATTCAGTTGTTTACCAGACAGAGAAGCAGATAAAGGAATTGGGAGACAAAGTTCCGGGTCCCGTGAAGGAGAAGGTGGAGGCGAAACTGGGAGAGCTCAAGGTAGCAATATCAGGGGGCTCCACTCAGGCCGTGAAGGACGCCATGGCTGCCCTGAATCAGGAAGTCATGCAACTCGGCCAGTCCCTATATAACCAGCCGGGCGCCACACCCGGTGGTGCGGGGCCCACTCCCGGCGGCAGCACTGGCCCTTCGGACTCAACCAGAAAAGGTCCCGACGGGGATGTCATCGACGCAGATTTTAGTGACAGCAAGTgagaaaatgcagaaaattaggagggtttagcaaatttttttccctgctctagtttttttaaattttttttgtcaacttgATATTTAGAGagtgttttgggattttttttagtCGTTTTTTGGACCGAGTATTGGGCAATTTTAATGGAGGATTAAACTGTCTTTGGTTTCTATAATTTGGTAAGTTAAATCCACCATTTGCATGCTCTTTGATGGATTTCCTTAATGGACGGAGAAGAAGAGCCAACAATGGATTTCTGCTTAGGGTCCATttggttaaaaagaaaacaaattatacTCGAAAGTGAAAATGCgagaaagtaaaagaaaagagaagaagtgGACAGAAAACTTATTTTCTTCCATGTATTTGATTAAAATAACAAGTTTTTATAGAATCTCCCAAGAAAATATTTCTACTTTTTGTACTTGCCAACATACATTATGGATCATGAGAGGAAATGAATGATTACGGACATAATAGGGAAATGTCACAAGAGTTgtaattttcacaaaaaaaggtgaaaaaaattTCCTGTTTTTTAGTACTTCATGATAACCAAGAACCGAAAAGTGAAttatttcttttttcgttttcaCTCTAATCAAATAGACCTTACGTTTTGTGGGTGCCCTAAGTATAAGGTGAGATTTGTAGtgattttgtattttgtgatTCCATAGATAATCTACTTTGTCTAAATACCCAaggttttaattaattaattaatttatttattttgccatAGACGGACAAGGAGTTGTTTGATAATTCAAATTCAACACTTAATACTGTATAACTtattaagtaggtttgataaccaaatttaacaatgcttaaaatataggctaaaaggTTGATTAAAAATAGATAATTTTTAGCTATATAACTTTGGttaaatttatgaaaatttgcattCAACCCTTGTTTACTCCACCACTATCCTCCATACCGCCGCCATTGTCATTGTcgttaccaccaccaccaccatcacttcgtCGCagcaccactaccaccactcaaCCACCATCGACGCAACTACAATCACCACTCCACACAAATCCCCACCACTATGCCATCATCCACTATCACTACCGCCactaccaccatcactccacgaccaccaccaccaccaccaccgctccccacattcaccaccaccatcgctaCCGCCAACACTACCACTACACTCACTCTAACACaaacccaccaccacctccaacACTTTGCCCCCacaatcaccactccaccattTCATCGTCGTGCCGCCAtaatcaccactccaccattACACCAAATACATGGTAAccattagtaaaattaaaagagaataacTATAACTAatgaaactaaaattaattcatcatttattttcatttagtacttaatatgtttatcaaacaACTTTTAACTTAATAAATTCAGCATTTAGTACTTACTAATTTTTTAGCTTCCAGCgttcaattttatcaaacacccaaacatgttttttttgtttagatgATTCAATATTCCGGACTGCGGTGGTGTAAGGGTAAAATTAGGGCTGTCCAAAAAAAATCGAGAACCGTGAAACTGGACCGAACCGATCCTTGCCTTTTGGATTGGAtctgtggattaatggtccgaacataaatttgaaaattgaaaaatcgtAAGATACGGTTCGGTCCAtggattttcattacgaaaccgtggattaaccgaaccggaccgtgaaatatttaaaaataataaataaatatatttgtgtaatatttagtaaataattataagttTTACCAATTTTAACTTAATGTGAtactatttgtttgttttgtgttggTTAGTTTTCGTTAGGTTTTATGGAATGTAATAAGTAGATAATACTTGGACAATACTTGACTAGAATTTGCATGTTGTGTTGGTGGAGTCATTTGGTTGCTGTCTTACTGTAACTAATCTAGAACTCTGGATAAACTTCATTTGGTTGCTACATTGGTGGATGTAATGACAGATTGtaatgcttgtttttttttggcaagaatttgattttttttgcttggaTTTGCAATTTAATGTTTATGAAATGTAATCCGTGAATAAAACCAGAACCGAACCGTGACTCAAGGATTGGATTGGAACCGAACCGTATAACTTTTTGTCCGGACACggattgtattttctaaaaaccaTGACTCGCGAATTAGAATTGGATTCACGGAAATCCGGTCCAATCCGGACCATGGACAGCCCTTGGTAAAATCTCATATTGTATTAACAGTGTTAGCTCTCGTATAAACGGAGCACACATTGAGGGGATCAAGTATCAAACTTTATACATTACGGGGCACATTGCAACTGCGTCATAGTTTAGGGGAGATAACTGTTATTCAACCCCGTAAACAGCACCGTCAGTAGGGCTGAGCGGCTCGTGACTCGGCTCGCTAACGGCTCGTTCGAGCTCGGTTCATCAAACaaatgaacgagctcgagccaacattttcagctcgtttcataaacgagccgagctcgagccacttgatgctcggctcgttgagcTCGCGAGTTGCCATATagagtacatacatataccaaacgagccgagctcgaccttacatatacatacatatatatatatacacatacatataccaaTATCCATACATGTACCGAACGAGCCATtagagccgagccgagccgagcttgagcttttGAATATATGTTCGAGCCGAGTTCGAGCTCACATATTTCAGCtcgattcgagctcgagctcgagctgaggAAAACTaaggcgagccgagctcgagcaaggcaaaactcggctcgtttgcagccctaaccgCCAGTCGCCAGAACAAAAGATCCTCAGGATAACCACAGAGTCTCTCCACAGAGGATCCTGACCCTATTTTTCGCGGCAGAATCTTCACACCCCTCTTCGTTCCTcataaaccctaatttttttttattaatttttttttcacgaacGACATAAACCCTACATAGACTGATAGTTCACTCCATTGACAAAATAAATAGATTAATTACAGACACAGTTGCTCGTATTTGATCGACCGAGGATGGGATTCAAGCAAGAACATGATGGAACTGATGACAGCAAGCAGCAAGAGTACGTAATTTTTtacgtatatttttttttctatcagtCTTACGAAAAACAATCGATTGTCCCCTTTTGTTTTGTGGTTTTTATGACTAGGTTTTCAATTAGTTTTTGTTTACTGCAAGTACACACATATGATTGGATGACGTGTATGTTCGCCTTGCTTTTCACTTGTTGAATGTCT
This region includes:
- the LOC131306393 gene encoding stromal 70 kDa heat shock-related protein, chloroplastic-like yields the protein MAASTAHIHATFFSPTSKQSTTKPPRTVFFGRRPAAAKLKKSRAGGPVQAVAERVVGIDMGTTNSAAAAIEDGRPVIVPNSEGHRTTPSGVAISKTKDLFVGQIAKRQAVVNPENTFFSVKRFIGRKMSEVDEEAKQVSYTVVRDENGNAKLECPAMGRQFAPEEISSMVLRKLVDDASKFLNDKVTKAVVTVPAYFNDSQRTATKVAGQIAGLEVLRIINEPTAASLAYGFEKNNETFLVFDLGGGTFDVSVLEVGDGVFEVLSTSGDTHLGGDDFDKRIVDWLASNFKRDEGIDLLKDKQALQRLTETAEKAKMELSTLTQTNISLPFIAATADGPKHMETTITRAKFEELCSDLLDRLKRPVETSLRDAKLSFSDLDEVILVGGSTRIPAVQELVRRLTGKEPNVSVNPDEVVALGAAVQAGVLAGDVSDIVLLDVTPLSLGLETLGGAMTKIITRNTTLPTSKSELFSTAADGQTSVELNVLQGEREFVRDNKSLGSFRLDGIPPAPRGVPQIEIKFDIDANGILSVTAIDKGTGKKQDITITGASTLPSDEVERMVKEAERFAKEDKEKRDTIDTKNRADSVVYQTEKQIKELGDKVPGPVKEKVEAKLGELKVAISGGSTQAVKDAMAALNQEVMQLGQSLYNQPGATPGGAGPTPGGSTGPSDSTRKGPDGDVIDADFSDSK